A part of Parvimonas micra genomic DNA contains:
- a CDS encoding response regulator transcription factor, whose protein sequence is MKLKILMALPTDSQINDLMYSMTEDENYEITTSNNIEDTIILVDQKNFDMIIMDMNFKDGTGLDLKRKLNEFCDIPTIVTTTLKDDMQKILIFEYGADDYLIYPFNILELKARIRAIMRRFGQRRTDIDNLIFADDLEFNIVGRTVKLKGEEVDLTGKEFDILYIMAINPEKIFSREDIAKTVWKEEHVSDYRKIDVHIRRLREKINIGNITYIQTKWGEGYYYKKIQG, encoded by the coding sequence ATGAAATTAAAAATATTAATGGCTTTACCTACGGATTCACAAATAAATGACTTAATGTATTCGATGACAGAAGATGAAAATTATGAAATAACTACTTCTAATAATATTGAAGATACTATTATTTTAGTTGACCAGAAAAATTTTGATATGATAATTATGGATATGAATTTCAAAGATGGTACAGGATTAGATCTCAAAAGGAAATTAAATGAATTTTGTGATATACCTACTATTGTTACTACCACTTTAAAAGATGATATGCAAAAAATCTTGATTTTTGAATATGGAGCTGATGATTATTTAATCTATCCTTTCAATATTCTTGAATTAAAGGCAAGAATTCGTGCTATCATGAGAAGATTCGGTCAAAGAAGAACAGACATCGATAATTTAATTTTTGCAGATGATTTAGAATTTAACATAGTAGGAAGAACAGTAAAGTTAAAAGGCGAAGAAGTTGATTTAACGGGAAAAGAATTTGACATATTGTATATAATGGCAATAAACCCAGAAAAGATTTTTAGCAGAGAAGATATTGCAAAAACTGTTTGGAAAGAAGAACATGTCAGTGATTATAGAAAGATTGACGTTCATATACGAAGGCTAAGAGAAAAGATAAATATAGGAAATATTACCTATATTCAAACTAAATGGGGAGAAGGCTATTATTACAAAAAAATACAAGGTTAA
- the pheS gene encoding phenylalanine--tRNA ligase subunit alpha: protein MKELISNLRKKIISEIKGSVDKNSLEELKIKYLGKKGEFTSVLRNMANVSKEERPKIGELINLTKQEIENLINEKVEMFNKIELEKRIKEETIDVTINKKTIDMGHRHPLNKTMEDLENFFISMGFSVIEGPEIETVENNFNKLNSPIDHPSRDMSDTFYIDKELLLRTHTSPVQIRTMMTTKPPIKMVSAGRTFRFDEVDDTHSPMFHQIEGLVVDENINMSNLIDTLNTFIKEFFGEDMKTRYRPHYFPFTEPSAEVDVSCFNCKGKGCNVCKGTGWSMELLGCGMVHPNVLEACGIDSKKYSGFAFGMGIDRITMVKHKINNIRLLYDNDKRFLEQF, encoded by the coding sequence ATGAAAGAATTAATTAGTAACTTAAGAAAAAAAATTATAAGTGAAATTAAAGGGTCTGTAGATAAGAATTCTTTAGAAGAACTTAAAATTAAATATTTAGGTAAAAAAGGAGAATTTACGAGTGTTTTAAGGAATATGGCAAATGTTTCAAAAGAAGAAAGACCTAAAATTGGTGAACTTATAAATTTAACTAAACAAGAAATTGAAAATCTTATAAACGAAAAAGTTGAAATGTTTAATAAAATTGAACTTGAAAAAAGGATAAAAGAAGAGACTATAGATGTTACAATAAATAAAAAAACTATTGATATGGGACATAGACATCCTTTGAATAAAACTATGGAGGATTTAGAAAATTTCTTTATTTCAATGGGATTTTCTGTAATTGAAGGTCCTGAAATTGAAACAGTTGAAAATAATTTTAATAAATTAAATTCTCCTATAGATCATCCATCCAGAGATATGTCAGATACTTTTTATATTGATAAAGAGTTATTGTTAAGAACACACACATCTCCTGTTCAAATTAGAACTATGATGACTACTAAGCCACCTATAAAGATGGTATCTGCAGGTAGGACTTTCAGATTTGATGAGGTTGATGATACTCATTCACCAATGTTTCATCAAATTGAAGGACTTGTAGTAGATGAAAATATAAATATGAGCAATTTAATTGATACTCTTAATACTTTTATTAAAGAATTTTTTGGAGAAGATATGAAAACAAGATATAGACCTCATTATTTCCCATTTACTGAACCAAGTGCTGAAGTTGATGTTTCTTGCTTTAATTGTAAAGGGAAAGGTTGTAATGTTTGTAAAGGAACAGGATGGAGTATGGAATTATTAGGTTGTGGTATGGTGCATCCTAATGTGTTAGAGGCTTGTGGTATTGATTCAAAAAAATATTCAGGATTTGCCTTTGGTATGGGAATTGATAGAATTACAATGGTTAAACATAAAATAAATAATATTAGATTATTATACGATAATGATAAAAGATTTTTAGAACAATTTTAA
- the pheT gene encoding phenylalanine--tRNA ligase subunit beta has protein sequence MLLPIKWAKEYVDINDDIMNICDKVTLTGSHVESIIKLGDNIDNIVVGKIIDIYRHENSNKLWITKVDLGNEIVQIVTAAQNLKQFDYVPVAKVNSTLSDNTKIKEAKLAGEISQGMFCSYKELGYPDSVIPKEYKDGVLRIIDENTVLGTDIREVLDLDDTVVEFEITPNRPDCLSIVGMAREIAASFDKKLNPINVKNLKEIENKSLLNITIHSDDCKRYSASIVKDVTIKESARKVQNYLLNSGIRPVNNIVDLTNFLMLELGQPLHAFDLDKLEGNISIRNAFEGEKVVTLDDVERTLSSEDMLICDDVKPIAIAGVMGLKNSEIDENTKNIFIESAFFTKKTIKSTSKRLGLKSEASIRYEKGLTSEHTMNVLARFLCLLEKNVKCKIDSIFDVNKEETTSKLIEFDTNLVKRLLGVEIKNSDIITYLDLLEIKTEVKGDVIICTIPYFRTDLVIQEDIVEEIGRLYGFCNLNPTPILAPNTIGRKSKKRILEDKIKNILLNLRLYEITTYSFIGGSIIKKSKMNTQNTVKILNPLGEEFSIMRKSLIPNIIEVLSKNLNYKNEDLLVYELGNTFHTVENYEVPLEKKRLVIGSYGKYDFYYIKDVIINLFNVLNIKNIEFIKNNCIDYFHPGVCADILANGEKVGEIGQISYDVCKNFSIKKNIFVCEIDIEKIRDKVSLIKIYEPIIKYPAVKRDLAIIVDKDIDSGRIEKIFKNNSNNLLKNIELFDIYTGNQINKGKKSMAYKLTFQSKEKTLVDEDINSLIDNMLFDLKEQLGAYLRF, from the coding sequence ATGTTACTACCAATAAAATGGGCGAAAGAATATGTTGACATAAATGATGATATAATGAATATATGTGATAAAGTAACACTTACGGGATCACATGTTGAATCTATTATAAAATTAGGAGATAATATAGATAACATCGTAGTTGGAAAAATTATTGACATTTATAGACATGAAAACTCCAATAAATTATGGATTACTAAAGTCGATTTAGGAAATGAAATAGTTCAAATTGTTACTGCTGCACAAAATTTAAAACAATTTGATTATGTTCCAGTTGCAAAAGTTAATTCTACGCTTTCTGATAATACAAAAATTAAAGAAGCTAAATTAGCTGGAGAGATTTCACAAGGAATGTTCTGCAGTTATAAAGAGTTAGGTTATCCAGATTCTGTTATTCCAAAAGAATATAAAGATGGTGTTCTTAGAATTATTGATGAAAATACTGTTTTAGGTACAGATATTAGAGAAGTTTTAGACTTAGATGATACTGTTGTGGAATTTGAGATAACTCCAAACAGACCGGATTGTTTGTCAATAGTTGGTATGGCCAGAGAAATTGCAGCAAGTTTTGATAAAAAATTAAATCCGATAAATGTAAAGAATTTGAAAGAAATTGAAAATAAAAGTTTATTAAATATAACTATTCATTCAGACGACTGTAAAAGATATTCTGCAAGTATAGTAAAGGATGTTACAATAAAGGAATCGGCTAGAAAAGTTCAAAACTATCTTTTAAATTCCGGTATAAGACCTGTGAACAATATTGTTGATTTAACAAATTTTTTAATGCTGGAATTAGGTCAACCTTTACATGCTTTTGATTTAGATAAATTAGAAGGTAATATTTCTATTAGAAATGCCTTCGAAGGAGAAAAAGTAGTAACTCTAGATGATGTTGAAAGAACTCTTTCAAGCGAAGATATGTTGATATGTGATGATGTAAAACCTATTGCTATTGCGGGTGTTATGGGTTTAAAAAATTCTGAAATTGATGAAAATACTAAAAATATTTTTATTGAGTCTGCATTTTTTACAAAAAAGACAATTAAGTCTACATCTAAGAGATTGGGGTTAAAATCTGAAGCATCTATAAGATATGAAAAGGGATTGACTTCAGAACATACTATGAATGTTTTAGCTAGATTTTTATGTTTACTTGAAAAAAATGTAAAATGTAAAATTGACTCAATATTTGATGTAAATAAAGAAGAAACTACTTCTAAATTGATAGAATTTGATACAAATTTAGTAAAAAGATTATTAGGAGTTGAAATTAAAAATTCCGATATTATAACCTACTTAGATTTGTTAGAAATAAAAACAGAAGTCAAAGGTGATGTTATAATTTGTACTATCCCTTATTTTAGAACAGATTTAGTTATTCAAGAAGATATTGTTGAAGAGATAGGTAGACTATATGGATTCTGTAATCTTAATCCTACACCTATTTTAGCTCCAAATACGATAGGAAGAAAAAGTAAGAAGAGAATTTTAGAAGATAAGATTAAAAATATTTTATTAAATTTAAGATTATATGAAATCACAACATATTCTTTTATAGGTGGAAGTATTATTAAGAAATCAAAGATGAATACTCAAAATACTGTCAAAATTTTGAATCCATTGGGAGAGGAATTTAGTATTATGAGAAAATCTTTGATTCCAAATATTATTGAAGTTCTATCTAAAAATTTAAACTATAAAAATGAAGATTTATTAGTTTATGAACTTGGTAATACATTCCACACTGTTGAAAATTATGAAGTTCCCCTTGAAAAGAAAAGATTAGTTATCGGTTCTTATGGGAAGTACGATTTTTACTATATTAAAGATGTTATTATTAATTTATTTAATGTTTTAAATATTAAGAATATAGAATTTATAAAAAATAACTGTATTGATTATTTTCATCCAGGTGTATGTGCCGATATATTAGCTAACGGTGAGAAGGTTGGGGAAATTGGACAAATTTCTTATGATGTTTGTAAGAATTTTTCAATTAAGAAAAATATATTTGTCTGTGAAATTGATATTGAAAAAATAAGAGATAAAGTAAGTTTAATAAAAATCTATGAGCCAATAATTAAGTATCCTGCCGTTAAAAGAGACTTAGCAATAATAGTGGATAAAGATATTGATAGTGGTAGAATTGAAAAAATATTCAAAAATAATTCGAATAATTTGCTAAAAAATATTGAACTTTTTGATATTTATACTGGAAATCAAATTAATAAAGGCAAGAAATCAATGGCATATAAACTAACTTTCCAATCTAAAGAAAAAACTTTAGTTGATGAAGATATAAATAGTTTAATTGATAATATGCTATTTGATCTCAAAGAACAATTAGGAGCATATTTAAGATTTTAA
- a CDS encoding cell division protein ZapA — translation MNNKIKVNIAGSVYTIIGEKSKDEVEAIANFVDEEIKKITSQNYLLNSTMAATLVALNVSSDNFDLRKEINLLSEDSEFPIKKQEEFLKNNQKIEKEKEELKHIIEDLTDRNNVLVHTISTLEKRYENLEKFSYDNFYELKQKNEKIIELQNEIVKIKNEYINKIIKNGEK, via the coding sequence ATGAACAACAAAATAAAAGTTAATATTGCTGGTAGTGTTTATACAATTATAGGTGAAAAAAGCAAAGATGAAGTAGAGGCGATAGCAAATTTTGTTGATGAGGAAATTAAAAAAATCACATCTCAAAATTATCTTTTAAATTCTACAATGGCCGCTACTTTAGTTGCATTAAATGTTTCAAGCGATAATTTTGATTTAAGAAAAGAAATTAACTTATTAAGTGAAGATAGTGAATTTCCTATAAAAAAGCAAGAAGAATTTTTGAAAAATAATCAAAAAATTGAAAAAGAAAAAGAAGAACTAAAACATATAATAGAGGACTTAACAGATAGAAATAATGTTTTAGTTCATACAATAAGTACACTTGAAAAAAGATATGAAAATTTAGAAAAATTCTCTTATGATAATTTTTATGAATTAAAACAAAAAAATGAAAAAATTATAGAATTGCAAAATGAGATTGTAAAAATAAAAAATGAATATATTAATAAAATTATTAAAAATGGAGAAAAATAA
- a CDS encoding endonuclease MutS2 — protein sequence MNNKVLKTLDFYKIINMLLERSQSIIGKKTIKNSEVSSDIIEVQKLLDETDEAYRFIIKHRLPGISNIDDLEEDFKLLEIGQYFPLRKLLEVWKLLNTSRFLKNIISEEESSEFKNIFELLNSLNTAIQLERDLEISIISEDEISDDASSDLKRIRRMIKSKNDLIRDRLNQLISTSDKLMDNLYTLRDGRYVVPVRSEFKNSFKGIVHDQSASGQTVFIEPMFVVDLNNDLKKLEIDEEKEIERILMEFSKRVLEILPELISNLNVIANIDFIFSRGKLAYDMEAIKPIINNKGIISLKSARHPLIDKDRVVPIDISLGNSFNTLVITGPNTGGKTVTLKTVGILTLMTQYGLMLPCADNSEVAVFDELFADIGDEQSIEQSLSTFSSHMKNIIEIINRAKENSLVLFDELGSGTDPEEGSGLSIAILNYFLEKNIRTIATTHYSQLKMYAMSTENVQNAAMEFDVEKLEPTYKLIIGISGKSNAFEISKKLGLNENFIVNAKKFISNNELSFDKLVSSVDSRRKEYEELIIEQRELLNFNKKIKEEYEEKLEKFNKQKEKKIKKLEEYIENSIYETEKFCKETINHINKARSKEQSAKLKKISEEILKKMDKINHSKMIKRETESNILNEPLMLGEEVKVLSLNENGYVQTLPDKNGNLQVKIGILKVNANISDIIRIEKVIDNSKEKISHSKATFIKSDKMYNNKIDVRGYNTEDAIYEIDKFLDDSFIANLNEVTIVHGKGTGVLRNNISDFLRKHKLVKSFSFAKFNEGGDGATIVKLK from the coding sequence ATGAATAATAAAGTGCTAAAAACTTTAGATTTTTATAAAATTATAAATATGTTATTAGAGCGTTCTCAAAGTATAATAGGGAAAAAAACTATAAAAAATTCAGAAGTTTCTTCAGATATAATAGAGGTACAAAAGCTATTAGATGAGACTGATGAAGCCTACAGATTTATAATTAAACATAGATTACCGGGAATTTCTAATATTGATGACTTGGAAGAAGACTTTAAGCTTTTAGAAATAGGACAATATTTTCCTCTTAGAAAACTTTTAGAAGTTTGGAAGCTTCTCAATACTTCAAGATTTTTAAAAAATATAATTTCTGAAGAAGAATCCTCTGAATTTAAAAATATTTTTGAACTTTTAAATTCATTAAATACAGCTATTCAGTTAGAAAGAGATTTAGAAATATCTATAATATCTGAAGATGAGATTTCTGATGATGCAAGTTCTGATTTAAAAAGAATTAGAAGAATGATTAAATCAAAAAATGATTTGATTAGAGATAGACTAAATCAATTGATTTCAACATCTGATAAGTTAATGGATAATTTATATACTTTAAGGGATGGTAGATATGTAGTTCCTGTAAGAAGTGAATTTAAAAATTCTTTTAAAGGTATTGTTCATGATCAATCTGCATCAGGTCAAACAGTTTTTATAGAACCTATGTTTGTAGTTGATTTAAATAATGATTTAAAAAAGTTAGAAATTGATGAAGAAAAAGAAATCGAAAGAATTTTAATGGAATTTTCTAAACGTGTTTTAGAAATTTTACCAGAATTAATTTCAAATTTAAATGTAATTGCTAATATAGATTTTATATTTTCAAGAGGAAAATTGGCATACGATATGGAAGCTATTAAACCTATAATAAATAATAAAGGCATAATTTCATTAAAATCGGCTAGACACCCTCTAATTGATAAAGATAGAGTAGTTCCAATTGATATTTCTCTTGGAAATAGTTTTAATACTTTAGTAATTACAGGACCAAATACTGGTGGTAAGACTGTTACATTAAAAACTGTTGGTATTTTAACTTTGATGACTCAATACGGACTTATGTTACCTTGTGCTGATAATTCAGAAGTAGCTGTATTTGATGAATTATTTGCAGATATTGGTGATGAACAAAGTATAGAACAATCCTTAAGCACATTTTCATCTCATATGAAAAATATAATTGAAATAATAAACAGAGCAAAAGAAAATTCCTTGGTTTTATTTGATGAGCTAGGATCCGGGACAGATCCGGAAGAAGGTTCAGGTCTTTCAATTGCCATACTAAATTATTTTTTAGAAAAGAATATTAGAACTATTGCAACAACTCATTATAGTCAATTAAAGATGTATGCAATGTCAACTGAAAATGTTCAAAATGCCGCAATGGAATTTGATGTTGAAAAGCTAGAACCCACTTACAAATTAATCATTGGCATTTCTGGAAAATCAAATGCGTTTGAGATTTCTAAAAAATTAGGACTTAACGAAAACTTTATTGTTAATGCTAAAAAGTTTATATCCAATAATGAGTTATCTTTTGATAAGTTAGTTAGTAGTGTTGATAGTAGACGTAAAGAATATGAAGAGCTTATTATTGAGCAAAGAGAGTTATTAAATTTTAATAAGAAAATTAAAGAAGAATATGAAGAAAAGCTTGAGAAATTTAATAAACAAAAAGAAAAAAAGATAAAAAAATTAGAAGAATATATTGAAAATTCAATATATGAAACTGAAAAATTTTGCAAAGAAACAATTAATCATATAAACAAAGCAAGATCAAAAGAACAATCTGCTAAATTAAAAAAAATCTCTGAAGAAATATTAAAGAAAATGGATAAAATTAATCATTCTAAAATGATTAAAAGAGAAACTGAATCTAATATATTAAATGAACCTTTAATGTTAGGTGAAGAAGTTAAAGTTCTAAGTTTAAATGAAAACGGATATGTACAGACATTACCAGATAAAAATGGAAATTTACAAGTTAAAATAGGTATTTTAAAAGTAAATGCAAATATTAGTGATATTATTAGAATTGAAAAAGTTATTGATAATTCTAAAGAAAAAATATCTCATTCCAAAGCTACTTTTATTAAGAGTGATAAAATGTATAATAATAAGATAGATGTAAGAGGATATAATACAGAAGATGCAATTTATGAAATTGATAAATTTTTAGATGATTCTTTTATAGCTAATTTAAATGAAGTAACAATTGTTCATGGTAAGGGAACTGGAGTTTTAAGAAATAATATTTCAGATTTTTTGAGAAAACATAAATTGGTTAAGTCTTTTAGCTTTGCTAAATTTAATGAAGGTGGCGATGGAGCTACTATTGTAAAACTAAAATAG
- the argS gene encoding arginine--tRNA ligase: MINFKDIVIDTIFDLDINLNKEEIRELIEIPPNPEMGDFSFPCFKLSKILRKAPNIISEELVNRINIDDSIFSNVKNVGPYINFFVRNSEFSKNVIKEIFDKKEKYGSSQDNLDKTIVIDYSSTNIAKPFHIGHIRSTLIGNVIKNIYNFLGYNTVGVNHLGDYGTQFGKIIAAYKLWGNDEEINADPINQLLKLYVDFNNLCKTDEKMLETARDYFNKLENGDEESVRLWNWFKDISLMEFQKVYDKLKVKFDSYRGEAYHSQFIDDVVKELEDKNLLVESDGCKIVNLDKYDLPPALILKSNSSSTYITRDIATALTRKKDYNFYKNIYVVATQQKLHFQQLKAVLEEMGYEWAKDCIHVSFGMVSVKDNFLGTSAKLSTREGNVIFLNDVLEKSVEKTLEIINERNSSLENKEEIAKEVGIGAVIFQELFNTRIKDYSFDWNNVLNFEGETGPYVQYSAARANSILEKNDFYLKLDNIDISKVSNYKMNIDELSLIKSIYKFEDILLDSAKKYEPSILARYITEVAKLFNKFYNSCPISNQEDSVKEFRLILTYCTRLLIEIGLGLLGMDTPKKM; the protein is encoded by the coding sequence ATGATAAACTTTAAGGATATAGTTATAGATACTATTTTTGATTTAGATATAAATTTAAATAAAGAAGAAATTAGAGAATTGATAGAAATTCCTCCTAATCCAGAAATGGGAGACTTCTCATTTCCATGTTTTAAATTATCTAAAATTTTAAGAAAAGCACCAAATATAATTTCTGAAGAATTGGTAAATAGAATTAATATAGATGATAGTATATTCTCAAATGTAAAAAATGTTGGACCTTATATTAATTTTTTTGTTAGAAACTCAGAATTTTCTAAAAATGTTATAAAAGAAATATTTGATAAAAAAGAAAAATATGGATCTTCACAAGATAATTTAGATAAAACTATTGTTATTGACTATTCTTCAACAAATATAGCTAAACCATTTCATATTGGACATATAAGAAGTACATTAATTGGAAATGTAATTAAAAACATATATAATTTTCTAGGATATAATACAGTTGGTGTAAATCATCTTGGAGATTATGGAACCCAGTTTGGAAAAATAATTGCTGCATATAAATTGTGGGGGAATGATGAAGAGATAAATGCTGACCCTATAAATCAATTATTAAAATTGTATGTCGATTTTAATAATCTATGCAAAACTGATGAAAAAATGTTAGAAACTGCTAGAGACTATTTTAATAAATTAGAAAATGGAGATGAAGAGTCCGTTAGACTTTGGAATTGGTTTAAAGACATTAGTTTAATGGAATTTCAAAAAGTTTACGATAAATTAAAAGTTAAATTCGACTCATACAGAGGTGAAGCTTATCATTCTCAGTTTATTGATGATGTTGTTAAAGAACTTGAAGATAAAAATTTATTAGTTGAAAGTGATGGATGTAAAATTGTTAATCTAGATAAATATGATTTACCACCTGCTTTGATTTTAAAAAGTAACTCTTCCAGTACTTATATAACAAGAGATATTGCAACTGCATTAACTAGAAAAAAAGATTATAATTTTTATAAAAATATTTATGTAGTTGCAACTCAGCAAAAATTACATTTTCAACAATTAAAAGCTGTTTTAGAAGAAATGGGATATGAATGGGCTAAAGATTGTATTCATGTTTCATTTGGTATGGTAAGTGTAAAAGATAATTTTTTAGGAACTTCTGCAAAACTAAGCACAAGAGAAGGAAATGTTATATTCTTAAATGATGTACTTGAAAAAAGTGTAGAAAAAACTCTAGAAATTATAAATGAGAGAAACAGTTCTCTCGAAAACAAAGAAGAAATTGCTAAAGAAGTAGGAATTGGTGCTGTAATATTTCAAGAACTATTCAATACCAGAATTAAAGATTATTCTTTTGATTGGAATAATGTTCTTAATTTCGAAGGAGAAACAGGTCCATATGTTCAATATTCCGCTGCAAGAGCTAATAGTATATTAGAAAAGAATGATTTTTATTTAAAATTAGATAATATTGATATTTCGAAAGTTTCAAATTACAAAATGAATATTGATGAATTATCTTTAATAAAATCAATTTATAAATTTGAAGATATTTTATTAGATTCAGCCAAGAAATATGAACCTTCAATACTTGCAAGATATATAACTGAAGTTGCAAAATTATTTAATAAATTTTATAATTCCTGTCCTATAAGTAATCAAGAAGATAGTGTTAAAGAATTTAGGCTTATATTAACATATTGTACAAGATTACTTATTGAAATTGGATTAGGACTTTTAGGTATGGATACTCCTAAAAAAATGTAG
- a CDS encoding tetratricopeptide repeat protein: MDNLYNYFRKFSDKVYFLTVKNIEINEKNYENIDFPISSNVLLENIKNNKFNENINLSYFFEGILLLNGIDSNFENIEFLNGFIKSKNINLLDFVKSKIDFNDNNYDTIIYNLLIIRGLINLEISDDFIIKIYTKYLLMILDYDNSYYNMLINEIKILLSDLESKNEDDYLLNMLYGDLCVKEKFYIKANIFYKKAITNSNKIIDNIINKKIQDITVKVKIEELLQLVDRFKFEDCYKILESIDNFSLDKEDSYWIGYVYNKLNENEKSIEYYEKSLDLNADFLNIFIELGLLYYKIQKIEKSLEIFERGLSIYIDDEKLLFNKIILELKLKRFKKAKEDIEKLLLYEDIDNSIMNDILYLQELYKNELK; the protein is encoded by the coding sequence ATGGATAATTTATATAATTATTTTAGAAAATTTTCTGATAAAGTATATTTTCTTACAGTGAAAAATATTGAAATTAATGAAAAAAATTATGAAAATATCGATTTTCCAATTAGTTCAAATGTTCTATTAGAAAATATTAAAAATAATAAATTTAATGAAAATATCAATTTATCATATTTTTTTGAAGGGATTTTATTGTTAAATGGAATAGATTCAAATTTTGAAAATATTGAATTTTTAAATGGTTTTATAAAATCAAAAAATATTAACTTATTAGATTTTGTTAAGTCTAAAATTGATTTTAATGATAATAATTATGATACAATAATTTATAATCTATTAATTATTAGAGGATTAATTAATTTAGAAATATCTGATGATTTTATTATAAAAATATATACTAAGTATCTTTTGATGATTTTAGATTATGATAATAGTTATTATAATATGTTAATTAATGAAATTAAAATTTTGTTGTCTGATTTAGAAAGTAAAAATGAAGATGATTATTTACTAAATATGCTTTATGGCGATTTATGTGTAAAAGAAAAATTTTATATTAAAGCTAATATATTTTATAAAAAAGCTATAACTAATTCAAATAAAATAATTGATAATATTATCAATAAAAAAATACAAGATATTACTGTAAAAGTTAAAATTGAAGAGCTACTACAACTGGTAGATAGATTTAAGTTTGAAGACTGTTATAAAATCTTAGAAAGTATTGATAATTTTAGTTTAGATAAAGAAGATTCTTATTGGATTGGATATGTATATAATAAATTAAACGAAAATGAAAAATCTATAGAATACTATGAAAAATCATTGGATTTAAACGCCGATTTTTTAAATATTTTTATAGAATTAGGGTTATTATATTACAAAATACAAAAAATCGAAAAATCACTTGAAATTTTCGAAAGAGGGCTATCTATATATATAGATGATGAAAAATTGTTATTTAACAAGATAATATTGGAATTAAAACTAAAAAGATTCAAAAAAGCTAAAGAAGATATCGAAAAATTATTATTATATGAAGATATAGATAATTCTATAATGAATGATATATTATATTTACAAGAATTATACAAAAATGAGTTAAAATAA
- a CDS encoding tyrosine recombinase XerC → MKYFNDCPIILDDYLNYLLTIKGRSNLTVKEYYYDLKRFLKFIIMRKKLFGYNLNSDINSVSILSINKRDILDIDISDLHAYISFCDSNYNDSTKTKARKISAIKSWFKYLHNTVELINKNPAEKLELPKLQKRNPVYLTLSESEKVINSIKEEKNEFNRTRDLCIILIFLTCGLRISELTGINIESIKDDKLSVIGKGNKERIVFLNENCIYAIKSYLQLRPCTKNTTALFLSSHKKRISNRSIQLRLKKYILLAGLDPKIYTPHKLRHTAATLMYKYGDVDIRTIQSILGHTSVATTQIYTHLDDDDIKKGISKNPISKLKI, encoded by the coding sequence ATGAAATATTTTAATGATTGTCCAATAATTTTAGATGACTATTTAAATTATTTATTAACTATTAAAGGACGTTCCAATCTAACTGTGAAAGAATATTATTATGATTTAAAAAGATTTTTAAAATTTATTATAATGAGAAAAAAATTATTTGGATATAATTTAAATTCAGATATAAACTCTGTATCTATTTTGTCAATTAATAAAAGAGATATTTTAGATATAGATATAAGTGATTTACATGCATATATTTCTTTCTGTGATTCTAACTATAATGATTCAACTAAAACTAAAGCAAGAAAAATTTCAGCAATAAAATCTTGGTTTAAATATTTGCATAATACAGTTGAATTAATCAACAAAAATCCTGCAGAAAAATTAGAATTACCAAAATTGCAAAAAAGAAATCCTGTATATTTAACTCTATCTGAATCAGAAAAGGTAATTAATTCTATCAAAGAAGAAAAAAATGAATTTAATAGAACTAGAGATTTATGTATAATTTTGATTTTTTTAACCTGTGGTCTTAGAATTTCTGAACTTACCGGTATAAATATAGAATCTATTAAAGATGATAAATTAAGTGTCATAGGAAAAGGAAATAAAGAAAGGATAGTATTTTTAAATGAAAATTGTATTTATGCTATAAAAAGCTATCTACAACTTAGACCATGTACAAAAAATACAACTGCCCTATTCTTAAGTTCACATAAAAAAAGAATTTCTAATAGATCAATTCAATTAAGATTAAAAAAATATATACTATTAGCAGGATTAGATCCAAAAATATATACTCCTCATAAATTAAGGCATACTGCAGCAACTCTTATGTATAAATATGGAGATGTTGATATAAGAACAATTCAGAGTATTTTAGGTCATACAAGTGTTGCAACAACCCAAATATATACTCACCTAGATGATGACGATATAAAAAAAGGAATTTCTAAAAATCCTATTTCAAAATTAAAAATATAG